One window of Papaver somniferum cultivar HN1 chromosome 9, ASM357369v1, whole genome shotgun sequence genomic DNA carries:
- the LOC113312496 gene encoding uncharacterized protein LOC113312496, which yields MSAQEEALQDSCTDCQASPQPAEVCAIEKADWKQPYVDFIQHRRLPRDRQAALKIQKKATRFFIHEGVLYRRSYGNAALRCLADREAVEVMTRSHDAEHQGMQKLFLQLYEGGFYWPTMESDTAKHVRK from the coding sequence ATGTCAGCTCAAGAGGAAGCACTCCAAGACAGCTGCACCGATTGTCAAGCTTCACCGCAGCCTGCGGAAGTCTGCGCTATTGAAAAAGCAGATTGGAAGCAACCTTACGTCGATTTCATCCAACACAGGAGGTTACCTAGGGACAGGCAGGCGGctctaaaaatccaaaagaagGCAACGCGTTTCTTTATACACGAGGGCGTCCTTTATCGCAGAAGCTATGGTAACGCCGCGCTACGGTGTTTGGCGGATCGGGAGGCGGTAGAAGTAATGACCCGGTCTCACGATGCTGAACATCAGGGGATGCAGAAACTGTTCTTACAACTTTATGAGGGAGGCttctactggccaaccatggaaagcGATACCGCGAAACATGTTCGAAAATGA
- the LOC113312497 gene encoding protein NYNRIN-like, with protein sequence MSSKRHKYIITATKYASKWVEAIPLKDYAGDTVAAFIKKHIIYRFGAPMIIRADNAKSFVNKDVIDLLRQYNIRLHTSTPYYPKGNGQAKATNKMLIWILSKAVHDHHIECHEQLPLALWAYRISKRISTVASPYSLVYGEYAILPTEIAIPSARVAMASHTTPDEISRFAHLDTIEERRARAERFSEAYRKRATNYYNQGVRERAFKVDELVLKIAPHVQRNTSAEKFAANWEGPFMVRKVAESGYYKVRRMNGIEVKTPINGKWLKKIYA encoded by the coding sequence ATGTCTTCAAAACGCCATAAATACATAATAACAGCCACGAAGTATGcgtccaagtgggtcgaagcaataCCCCTTAAAGATTACGCAGGAGATACAGTAGCCGCGTTCATCAAGAAGCACATCATTTACAGGTTCGGCGCACCTATGATAATCAGGGCAGACAACGCAAAATCATTCGTGAATAAGGACGTGATTGACTTGCTCCGCCAGTACAATATAAGGCTCCACACGTCAACTCCCTACTACCCCAAAGGGAATGGGCAGGCGAAAGCGACTAACAAGATGCTCATCTGGATCCTTAGCAAAGCAGTGCACGATCATCATATAGAATGTCATGAACAACTGCCACTAGCGCTCTGGGCATATAGGATTTCGAAGCGCATCTCCACGGTAGCATCACCTTATTCGCTAGTCTACGGAGAATATGCGATACTGCCTACAGAAATAGCGATCCCATCTGCAAGGGTGGCAATGGCTAGCCACACCACACCTGACGAAATAAGCCGCTTCGCCCATTTGGACACAATAGAGGAAAGGAGAGCACGAGCGGAAAGATTCTCGGAAGCCTACAGAAAGCGTGCAACTAATTACTATAACCAGGGCGTCAGGGAAAGAGCATTTAAGGTGGATGAGTTGGTCTTAAAAATCGCCCCACACGTACAAAGAAACACCAGTGCCGAAAAGTTTGCTGCAAATTGGGAAGGTCCGTTCATGGTAAGGAAAGTGGCAGAAAGTGGATACTACAAGGTTAGGCGTATGAACGGAATTGAAGTCAAAACGCCTATTAACGGCAAGTGGTTGAAAAAAATTTATGCATGA